A single window of Ananas comosus cultivar F153 linkage group 17, ASM154086v1, whole genome shotgun sequence DNA harbors:
- the LOC109723189 gene encoding actin-related protein 3 isoform X1: MDAASRPAVVIDNGTGYTKMGFAGNVEPCFIIPTVVAVNESFSNQSRTSGKGNWLAQHSAGVMADLDFFIGEEALSRSRASSTYNLSYPIHYGQVENWDAMERFWQQCIFNYLRCDPEDHYFLLTESPLTAPETREYTGEIMFETFNVPGLYIAVQPVLALAAGYTTSKCEMTGVVVDVGDGATHVVPVADGYVIGSSIKSIPITGKDVTQFIQQLLRERGEHIPPEDSLEVARKVKEMYGYTCADIVKEFNKHDREPSKYIKQWTGVKPKTRASYSCDIGYERFLGPEIFFNPEIYTSNFTTPLPAVIDKCIQSSPIDTRRALYKNIVLSGGSTMFKDFHRRLQRDLKKIVDTRVSASASRVGGEIKSQPIEVSVVSHPIQRYAVWFGGSVLASTAEFYGACHTKAEYEEYGASICRTNPVFKGMY, encoded by the exons atGGACGCCGCCTCTCGCCCCGCCGTCGTCATCGACAACGGGACCGG GTACACAAAAATGGGTTTTGCTGGCAATGTTGAACCTTGCTTTATTATTCCTACTGTTGTTGCTGTAAATGAGTCTTTTTCAAATCAATCAAGAACTTCTGGTAAGGGGAATTGGCTAGCACAGCATAGCGCAGGTGTTATGGCCGATCTTGATTTTTTCATTGGAGAGGAAGCTTTATCACGCTCCCGTGCTAGCAGCACATATAATCTCAGCTATCCTATTCATTATGGTCAG GTGGAGAATTGGGATGCAATGGAGAGATTTTGGCAACagtgtatttttaattatttgcgCTGTGACCCTGAAGATCACTATTTTCTTTTGACTGAGAGTCCTCTCACTGCTCCTGAAACTCGTGAGTACACAGGAGAAATCATGTTCGAGACATTCAATGTTCCTGGGTTGTACATAGCAGTCCAGCCTGTCCTTGCACTTGCTGCGGGATACACTACTTCAAAG TGTGAAATGACCGGTGTTGTTGTTGATGTCGGAGACGGGGCCACACATGTTGTGCCAGTCGCAGATGGTTATGTGATCGGGAGTAGCATCAAATCTATTCCTATAACGGGCAAGGATGTTACTCAGTTTATCCAGCAGCTTTTAAGG GAAAGAGGAGAGCACATACCACCTGAAGACTCGTTAGAAGTGGCACGGAAGGTGAAGGAGATGTATGGTTATACTTGTGCAGATATTGTCAAG GAGTTCAATAAGCATGATAGAGAACCTTCCAAGTACATCAAGCAATGGACTGGCGTAAAGCCGAAAACCAGAGCATCGTACTCTTGTGATATAGGATATGAGCGCTTTCTTGGACCTGAG ATTTTCTTTAATCCTGAGATTTATACTAGTAACTTTACCACCCCTTTACCTGCCGTTATTGACAAATGTATTCAATCATCCCCAATTGACACGAGGAGGGCTCTCTATAAG AATATTGTTTTATCTGGGGGATCAACGATGTTCAAGGACTTCCACAGAAGGCTACAGCGAGATCTGAAAAAGATTGTAGATACTCGGGTTAGCGCATCAGCTTCCCGAGTTGGCGGGGAGATAAAA TCTCAACCCATCGAAGTCAGTGTGGTCAGTCATCCTATCCAAAGATATGCAGTTTGGTTTGGAGGCTCTGTACTTGCTTCAACTGCTGAATTTTATGGG GCTTGCCACACCAAAGCAGAATACGAAGAGTACGGCGCGAGCATATGCCGCACAAATCCGGTCTTCAAGGGAATGTATTAA
- the LOC109723189 gene encoding actin-related protein 3 isoform X2, producing the protein MDAASRPAVVIDNGTGYTKMGFAGNVEPCFIIPTVVAVNESFSNQSRTSGKGNWLAQHSAGVMADLDFFIGEEALSRSRASSTYNLSYPIHYGQVENWDAMERFWQQCIFNYLRCDPEDHYFLLTESPLTAPETREYTGEIMFETFNVPGLYIAVQPVLALAAGYTTSKCEMTGVVVDVGDGATHVVPVADGYVIGSSIKSIPITGKDVTQFIQQLLRERGEHIPPEDSLEVARKVKEMYGYTCADIVKEFNKHDREPSKYIKQWTGVKPKTRASYSCDIGYERFLGPEIFFNPEIYTSNFTTPLPAVIDKCIQSSPIDTRRALYKCFTTVSEYCFIWGINDVQGLPQKATARSEKDCRYSG; encoded by the exons atGGACGCCGCCTCTCGCCCCGCCGTCGTCATCGACAACGGGACCGG GTACACAAAAATGGGTTTTGCTGGCAATGTTGAACCTTGCTTTATTATTCCTACTGTTGTTGCTGTAAATGAGTCTTTTTCAAATCAATCAAGAACTTCTGGTAAGGGGAATTGGCTAGCACAGCATAGCGCAGGTGTTATGGCCGATCTTGATTTTTTCATTGGAGAGGAAGCTTTATCACGCTCCCGTGCTAGCAGCACATATAATCTCAGCTATCCTATTCATTATGGTCAG GTGGAGAATTGGGATGCAATGGAGAGATTTTGGCAACagtgtatttttaattatttgcgCTGTGACCCTGAAGATCACTATTTTCTTTTGACTGAGAGTCCTCTCACTGCTCCTGAAACTCGTGAGTACACAGGAGAAATCATGTTCGAGACATTCAATGTTCCTGGGTTGTACATAGCAGTCCAGCCTGTCCTTGCACTTGCTGCGGGATACACTACTTCAAAG TGTGAAATGACCGGTGTTGTTGTTGATGTCGGAGACGGGGCCACACATGTTGTGCCAGTCGCAGATGGTTATGTGATCGGGAGTAGCATCAAATCTATTCCTATAACGGGCAAGGATGTTACTCAGTTTATCCAGCAGCTTTTAAGG GAAAGAGGAGAGCACATACCACCTGAAGACTCGTTAGAAGTGGCACGGAAGGTGAAGGAGATGTATGGTTATACTTGTGCAGATATTGTCAAG GAGTTCAATAAGCATGATAGAGAACCTTCCAAGTACATCAAGCAATGGACTGGCGTAAAGCCGAAAACCAGAGCATCGTACTCTTGTGATATAGGATATGAGCGCTTTCTTGGACCTGAG ATTTTCTTTAATCCTGAGATTTATACTAGTAACTTTACCACCCCTTTACCTGCCGTTATTGACAAATGTATTCAATCATCCCCAATTGACACGAGGAGGGCTCTCTATAAG TGTTTCACCACTGTCTCAGAATATTGTTTTATCTGGGGGATCAACGATGTTCAAGGACTTCCACAGAAGGCTACAGCGAGATCTGAAAAAGATTGTAGATACTCGGGTTAG